The Planctomycetia bacterium genome has a segment encoding these proteins:
- a CDS encoding Ldh family oxidoreductase, which yields MPHFTVSQLTDYATALLRAGGLDEAEAQSVARSLVDANLRGHDSHGVMRIPYYLDQVAKGELVPAAEFSVQRETPVIIVADGNWGFGRTQAGSLLERLIAKARVAGVAVGTLVQCGHIGRLGEYCEIAAASGLVAQVMVNTHGNARRVAPPGGTDPRLGTNPIAFGVPNGREPLILDFGTSATAEGKVRVKRIAEQSCPEGWLLDSQGRATCDPATLYGNPPGTIRPFGGDQAYKGFGLGLMVELLSGALSGGPCIRETPVTQLGNCVFMQLFDPAQFGGAEHFAREVHDLATFVRGCPLADGVESITLPGDPERAALAQRLTHGIPIDDGNWRQLVERGNSLGIAPPALA from the coding sequence ATGCCGCACTTCACCGTTTCGCAACTGACCGACTACGCGACCGCGCTGCTCCGCGCTGGGGGACTGGATGAAGCGGAGGCGCAGTCAGTGGCCAGGAGCCTTGTCGATGCGAACCTGCGCGGGCATGACTCGCATGGCGTGATGCGGATTCCGTATTACTTGGACCAAGTAGCGAAAGGCGAACTTGTCCCCGCTGCGGAGTTTTCTGTTCAACGCGAAACACCGGTGATCATCGTCGCCGACGGCAACTGGGGATTCGGCCGCACGCAGGCCGGCAGCTTGCTGGAACGCTTGATCGCAAAAGCCCGGGTCGCCGGCGTAGCTGTCGGAACCCTCGTGCAGTGCGGTCACATCGGCCGGCTCGGTGAGTATTGCGAAATCGCCGCGGCGTCGGGACTCGTTGCGCAGGTCATGGTCAACACGCATGGCAACGCGCGGCGCGTCGCGCCTCCCGGCGGAACGGACCCGCGCCTGGGCACCAACCCGATCGCCTTCGGCGTGCCGAATGGCCGCGAGCCGCTGATCCTCGACTTCGGCACCAGCGCCACGGCCGAAGGGAAAGTGCGCGTGAAGCGCATCGCCGAGCAGTCCTGTCCCGAGGGCTGGTTGCTCGACAGCCAAGGTCGCGCGACCTGCGATCCGGCCACGCTCTATGGCAATCCGCCAGGGACGATTCGCCCCTTCGGCGGCGATCAAGCCTATAAAGGTTTTGGATTGGGGCTGATGGTGGAACTGCTCTCCGGCGCCCTCTCCGGCGGTCCGTGCATTCGCGAGACGCCGGTCACGCAGCTTGGAAACTGTGTGTTCATGCAACTCTTCGATCCCGCGCAGTTTGGCGGCGCGGAGCACTTTGCCCGCGAAGTGCATGACCTGGCCACGTTCGTACGCGGCTGCCCGTTGGCGGACGGCGTCGAGTCGATCACGCTCCCGGGCGATCCGGAGCGCGCGGCCTTGGCGCAGCGGTTGACGCATGGCATCCCGATCGATGACGGCAACTGGCGGCAACTCGTGGAGCGCGGGAATTCGCTCGGAATCGCGCCGCCGGCGCTTGCATAA